The DNA sequence GGGAGAATTGCCGCTGACATCCCCTCATGCTTCTATTATTAATGCTATTTACAATGCCTGCGGAGCACGGATTACTCATTTACCTGCTCGTCCTGAAAAAGTACTTGCTGCACTTGATGCTAAAAAATAATTAGTTCGTTTTTGGCCCACAAAACTAAAAATCGGAACCTAAAATTGGTTTATCCAATTTTAGGTTCCCGTTTATACCAGGGTAGAATGTATAACTTCCTGGTGGGCCCGTTCTCGCCAGCTCAAGCGCCTTGCCATCATGGCATCTAGCCATCCCGGCGATGCTCTAATCTTAAACATCTTTGTTTGAGTCTTGGCGGCGCTCTAACCTCGAACGTCCTGTTCGAGTCATGGCCAGCGCATATCAGTGCTACTAAGGCGACCGCCTACGAAAGGGCTTGGCGCTAGCCAAGTATTCTATACCCGCACGCAATAACTTAAGGAAGTGGGTGTTGCTTATGGAACAGGACGAATTAAAAAGACAAGAAGATAAGTGTACCCAAGAGAATCCCCCTGCTTGTACAGCAGGTTGTCCAATCCACGTAGATGCTCGGAAATTGATGCTGGATATTCAAAATCAGGACTTGAAAAGTGCCTTAGCAACACTGCAAAAAAAACAGCCCTTTCCCGGAATTATTGGTCGGGTTTGTGATCATCCCTGTGAGGATGTCTGTAAACGCAAAGAGGTTGGAACGACTATCGCTATTTCAGCCCTGGAGAGATTTTGCGTGCAAAACCAAGCTGGAAAAATAGCCAAAGCAGGGATAGTTCCCCCAAAAAGCCAGACAGTTGCAGTCGTCGGGTCTGGACTAAGAGGCCTAACTGTAGCCTATGACTTGGCTAAAAAAGGATATAAGGTTAGTCTGTTTGAGAAAGCAGATCGCCTTGGTGGAAACCTGTGGAATTTTCCGGAACATCAATTGCCTCCAGAGGTTATTGTCGAGGAACTGTCCGTCTTGAACCGGCTTAACGTTCAAATAGAGTTAAAGACTGCAATAACTGGGCAGGGTTTAGCCAAGCTTCAAGAAGACTTTAATGTAGTGTATCTTGGCCTTGCTGAGCAATCTAAAGAAGTCAGGGAGCTCTTGGGTGAACAGTTGTGGGTCGACCCAGTCACGTGTGCTACACAGATTCCAGGAATATTTAGCGGGGCACTTTTGGGGAATGATTCCCCCATTAAGTCTGTTGCCGATGGCCGTAAGGCTGCCGTTTCCATTGATAGATATTTGCAGGGCGTTTCCTTAACTGCCTCTCGTAAAGGCGAGGGGCCTATTGAGACTAAACTATTCGTCAATACGAATGGGATTCCCCCTCTGCCAGTGGTGGCAATGAGTAACGAAACTGGGGGTTATACACCCGAAGAAGCCGTTCAGGAAGCAGGTAGGTGCCTGAATTGTCAATGTCTCGAATGTGTGAAGGCCTGTAAATATATGCAAGAATACGGTAGTTATCCCAAAAAGTATTTAAGACAAATTTACAATAATGATACGATCGTCATGGGCATGCGCCACGGGAATAAAATGATCAATTCTTGCAGTTTGTGTGGGCAGTGTGCTGTAGTTTGTCCTCAAGGACTAGACCTTGGGGAGACCTGCAAAGCAACCCGGGAGAGCATGGTGAGCAAAGGAAAAATGCCCCCTTCAGCCCACGATTTTGCCCTGAGGGATATGGCATTTAACAACAGTGAAGAATTTTCCTTAACCAGACAACAACCTGGCCATAATTCTAGTAAGTATGTTTTCTTTCCCGGATGCCAATTAAGTGGCTCTTCACCGGAACAGGTTGAAAAAGTGTACGCATATTTAACTGAAAAGCTTTCTGGAGGAGTAGCCCTAATGTTACGTTGCTGCGGTGCTCCGGCCGATTGGGCTGGTAATCAAGACCTGTTCCAAAACAGTTTGAAGGTTTTGGTTGCGGAGTGGGAAACCTTAGGCAAACCGGAGCTGATCGTAGCTTGTTCCACCTGTCACAGTATGTTCCGAGAAAAGTTTCCAGGAGTAGTCTCTCTGTGGGAGTTGATGGCTGATTCGGATTTACCTGTGCAAGGTGCCAGCGTGAGTAGAGGCAAAGTAGCTGTCCAGGATGCTTGTACTACGAGACATGAACCAGTCATACAGGATGCCGTCCGAGACATCTTAACTAGGCTGGGTTACGAAGTTGAAGAATTGCCCTACAGCAAAGAACGAACCAAGTGTTGTGGCTTTGGAGGGCTGACGTCTTTTGCCAATCCGGGATTGGCGAAAAAGATCGTGGAAGATCGAATAAGTGAAAGCACAACAGACTATGTAGCCTACTGTGCCATGTGCAGAGATAATTTTGCGTCTAAGGGTAAACGCACGTTTCATTTATTAGATTTAATTTTTGGAACTGACCTTGAAAAAGCTGCCATCAGGCCAAGTGTAGGATTTTCCAATCGGCATGAGAACCGGGCAAAACTAAAAAGAAAGTTTTTACATTCGCTGTGGAAAGAAGCTCCACAAGAAAAGGAAGGAGCGTATCGAATCATTAACCTCTTGTTAAATGAAAGCGTTCTGGAAGTAATGGAAGATCGACGTTTTCTTATAGAAGATATTCAACAGGTAATAGAACTTGCGGAGCGAACAGGAAGAAAGTTCATAAATCCGGACAATGGTCACAGTTTAGCTTATTATCGCCCTGTCAAGGTGACCTATTGGGTTGAATATCAACCACAGGAAAAAGGCTTTGTGGTCCTAAATGTGTATAGCCACCGCATGGAAATTGTGGAGGACAGTCATGAATAACACACCAAAACAGACGCAGAAAACCCTTTGGAATTGTGGTAAATGCGGTGGAGAGCTCCAGCGTGGTTCGGTAAAGGCATCCTACTTGGGTAATGATTTTGTGGTGGAAGAATTAAAATGTCTTAACTGTGGCTTGGTATTGATTACGGAGGAACTGGCTTTAGGTAAGATGTTCGAAGTTGAACAAAGTTTAGAGGATAAGTAGGAGGGAGTAAGATGGCGGTCGATGCCTTTCGTATGTTTCAATTGGCCACACAGGGATTTTGTTGTAGCCAAATTATGTTAATTCTGGGTTTGGACGAACAAGGAAAGGAAAACTCCGATTTAATCAAAGCAATGCATGGTTTGTGTGGAGGAATAGGACGGTCGGGAAAAACCTGTGGTGCACTTACCGGGGGGGCATGTTTAATTGGTTTGAACGTTGGGAAAGGAAATCTCCTCGAATTCGGTCACGCCAAAATAAACCTTATGATCAATGACTTGATGGAATGGTTTGAAAACACCCATGGCAGTATCGATTGCGATGGGATACTAGACCACTCACTTGATGAGGGCAACGAGTATCCTGTGCAATGTGGCAATATTGTTGCAACGACCTTTAGTAAGGTGCAAGAGATTTTAGCAGCCTATTCAGAAGACCCTGAGTCCAATGATGAGGAATAAAAATTGTGAAAAACAATGTTTTTAAATTATATGAAAGTGACGTTCTGCGCCTTACTACAGGTGATACGTTAAGACCGGGTGGGTTTTCCTTAACCGACTTGGGAGTTGAAAGCTGTGATTTTCTTCCAGGCGCAAGGGTCTTAGATGTGGGCTGCGGCAGCGGTGCAACGGTAGAGCGTTTGGTTTCTCTTTATCAGCTCCGAGCCACAGGTTTAGACCCTTCAGAGGTGCTGTTAGAGAGTGGGAAAAAGAAGAATCCAGGCTTAAATCTGATCCGAGGGCTAGGCGAAGACCTACCCTTTCCGGCTAACCACATGGATGGGGTATTAGCGGAGTGTGCCTTGTCTGTAATGGAGGACCTGGATCAGGTTCTGATAGAAATTTTCAGGGTTCTCAAACCTGGTGGGTTGTTGGTCGCTAATGATGTGTATGCTCGAAATCCTGACGGTATCAAAGGTCTTCAGGAACTCAATCTCAATTCATGTATCAGAAGAGCGTTGCCAAAGGAGCAATTAATCAACAAACTTCTCAAACAGGGATTTAACATCGTTAATTGGAGTGATCATACAAACCTATTAACACAACTAACGGTTAACCTAATCATGACTCATGGCTCTATGACAAAGTTTTGGCTTAAGTCTTCTTCATGTTCAGGATCTGTTGATCCTATCCTTGCCCAGGCTGCGATTAAGGAAGCCAAGATGGGATACTTTCAACTGATCGCAAAGAAAGAAGCAAGCTGTAGTTAGAGAGGAATAGCACATGGAAGTAATGGACGAACGCTTGATTTCCACAACAGAGAGCTTGTGTCCAGAATGTTTGAAGAGGATTTCGGCTCAAAGAGTGGTTAAAGGAGAAAAGGTTTATCTTGTGAAACGTTGCCCTGAACATGGAGCCTATCGAACACTGCTGTGGCGTGGTAGCCCTCAATGGGATGAATGGGTCAGGCCTATGATTCCAACCCCACCCAAGGAGTGTTTTACACCCGTTGAGAAAGGCTGTCCCTTTGATTGCGGCTTGTGCGAAAACCATTACCAGACGACTTGTACGGCTTTGATAGAGGTTACACAGCGTTGTAATTTAAACTGCAAATTTTGTTTTGCCAATGCAGGAACGGAGCTTGACGAACCTTCATTGGAGAGGATAGAAAAGTGGTACAAAAACGTACTTGCTGCCAGTGGCCCTGTCAATATCCAGTTGTCTGGCGGCGAGCCAACCCTCAGAGACGATCTGCCGGAAATAGTAGAAATGGGAAGAGCACAGGGCTTTAACTTTATCCAACTTAACACGAATGGATTGCGACTGGCAGAAGATCCTATCTTTTTGAGCCGATTGAAAAAGGCTGGTCTCAGCTCCGTGTTTTTACAATTTGACGGTACTGAGGACCAGATTTATCAGTCAATAAGGGGGCGTAGGCTTTTTGATGTTAAAGCCAAAGCTATAGAGTGCTGTGCACAACACGAGATTGGTGTTGTGTTAGTACCTACCTTGATACCAGGCATAAACACTCATAATATCGGAGGAATCATTAAGTTTGCCTTGAAAAATCATCCCGTCGTCAGAGGTGTGCACTTCCAACCCGTAAGTTATTTCGGAAGAATACCTAAAGAACCCATGGATCAAGACCGGATCACACTCCCGGAAGTCATTCAAGCGATCGAGGAACAGACAGATGGGCTCATTAAAGCAACGAACCTGAAACCCCACAATGGCCGATGCTCCTTTAGCGGCAACTTTACAAGACAACTGGATGGGAGTTTAAAGCCTATTGTAAACAGCTCGTGCTGTACCGGACCAGAGCGAGCGGATGAGTTGGCTAGAAAAACACGAACTTTTGTGGCGCGGCAGTGGTCAGGAACAGAAAAATCAACGATTCAGTCTCCTAGCACCAATTCCTGGGACAATCTAATTCAACAGCTAAAGACCTATGCCTTTTCCATCAGCGGCATGGCCTTTCAAGATGTGTGGAATCTAGATATAGACAGGTTGAAGAATTGTTGTATACATGTGGTAAGCCCGGAAGGTAAGTTAATTCCTTTTTGCGCTTATAACCTTACAGATAAGTTTGGACACTCAATATATCGGAGGGGGAGATAGGGCTTGAATATAAAATCCACATCGCTTGAGCCCTGGATCAAACACAAAATTACCGGAGATAGTTCAGGACGCTTAACCAGAAAGCAAATCGAGGACTATCAGTTGGCAAAATTGCAGGAAACCCTTGACTGGGCAATCAGTAAAAGCCGTTTCTATACACGTCTGTACTCAGGATTAGATTGTAAGATATCAAGTTTTCAAGATGTGTTAAAACTGCCCTTTACCACGTCCGAAGAGTTGAAAGATAATCCTCTCGATTTCTTGTGTGTTTCCCAAAATGACATCAACAGGATCGTGACGTTACAGAGTTCCGGCACTACGGGAAAACCTAAACGCCTGTTCTTTACTCAGGCTGATCAAGAATTGACCATCGATTTCTTTCATCATGGAATGTTAACTTTGGTGAGGCCTGAAGACAGGGTCTTGATAATGTTACCCGGGGAAACACCGGGCAGTGTCGGGGATTTACTGCGCTTAGGCTTAGAAAGGGCGGGTGTAATAGGGGTTGCCCACGGTCTGGTTACGAACCCAGAGGCAACCCTAAAGCAAATCAAACGGGACAATATTAATGTTTTAGTCGGGATACCCACACAAGTATTGAGCCTAGCAAGGTTTAAAGATTCCAAGGGCTCTTCTCCCCTTCTGAACTTAAGAAGTGTTTTACTGAGTACCGATTATGTACCCCTTGCTATTGTGCAAGAAATCGAAAGGGCATGGAGTTGTAAGGTGTTTAATCACTATGGCATGACTGAGATGGGGCTAGGCGGCGGACTAGAATGTGAGGGTTTCTGTGGTTACCACCTCAGGGAAGCAGACCTCTATATTGAAATCGTCGATCCCAGTTCAGGAATGCCCGTTGTGGATGGGCAACCAGGAGAGGTAGTAGTTACTACTTTGACCAGAGCAGCTATGCCTTTAATTCGGTATCGCACCGGTGACATGTCGAGGTTTATTCCAGGCCTTTGTGCGTGCAATACGGTATTGAAGCGGCTGGAATTGATAAAGTCGAGAGACAGAGTTTATCTGACCCAGACCGATTACCTAACCATGGCGGACTTCGATGAGGTTCTGTTTGCGCTTAACAATGTTCTCGATTTTGAGGTAACCCTAACAGAGGGTATAGAAAAAGAAAACCAGTTACAACTTGATGTTCAGTTAAGGGGACCTCTTACCTGGGAAGCGAAAAGAAATGTTCAACAGGCATTAGATCAAATCCCTGTAGTAAGGGATGCTAGAAAAAACGGTAGCTTGAGGGCGTCCTTTTACCTTGTATCAAGCCCTGTAGTGATATCTAGAAGAAGTACAGCTAAACGGCAGATTCAAGATAAGAGAGGGAGTGTTTAAATTGTTGGCTGAACCAGAGAACAAACCGGGTGAGGCTTCCTTAGCAGCAATTATAGTTGCCGCAGGATACTCTTTTCGAATGAAACGTTTTAAACCGCTTTTATCGCTGGGCGGTGGCACAGTATTAGAAAAAGCTGTACACAGTTTTCAGAAGAGCGGAATTAGGGATATCCGGGTGGTCGTTGGGCATCGGGCGAATGAATTGTATCCTGTCTTAGATAGATTAGAAGTTCAGACTATCGTCAACCCCAATTTTTCCGAAGGAATGTTCTCATCAGTTACATCTGGGGTTAAAAGCTTATCACCAATGGTAAAAGGATTTTTTCTTTTACCCGTCGATAATCCGATAGTGAACCGTGATACCTTGAAAAAGCTTCAGAACACGTTCTTTACAACGGAATTTGGTATTATATATCCGTCCCATCAGGGAATGAGGGGACATCCCCCCTTAATTTCTTGCCGCTATGTGAACAATGTAATAACATGGAACAAACCGGGGGGAATGAGGGCCTTATTAGAACAGTATGAACATGATGCCATAGATGTTGAGGTTGATGACCCAGGTATTTTGCTTGACATGGACACACCGGAGGACTACCATCAGATGCTGAAATACTGTGGACATATCCAGGTACCCTCAGAAGAAGAGTGTTATGTTATAATAAAAAATGCTAACACTCCTGTAAGGGTGTTTAATCACTGCAAGCAGGTTGCCCACTTAAGTAGTGCAATGGGAAGCTATTTGATCAGGTCAGGTTGTCAAATGAACATTGAACTAATCAGGGCGGCTGCGCTGTTACATGACTTGGCCAAAGGTGAACCCCACCATGCCCAAGTTGGAGCCAAAATGCTCATCAATTATCCAGAGGTGGCAGAAATTGTCGCCGAACATACGGACATTTGCCTGAACCCTGACCAATCCTTAACAGAAAAAGAAATCGTCTATTTGGCTGATAAGCTTGTTATTGAAGACCAGATAATTTCACTCCAGGACAGATTCGCAGGTCCCTTGGAGCAGCACAAGAACGATCAAGAGGTGACGAAAAAGATTAGGCGTCGATTTAGTAATGCTGAAAGAATCCAGACAAGAATAGAAGAAATAATTAAGATGCCTTTACATGACCTATGGAAGGCTGATCTAGGGGGGCAAGGCTAGTGGAAAAAGAAATACAACTTGGGCTCAAAAAAGCATTTGATCAAAACTTGGAGGCAGCCCTGATTACTGTAACCAGTGTGCTTGGGTCAACACCTCGCAAGCCTGGAGCTAAAATGTTAGTTTTCGCTGATGGGACGACGGTTGGAACCATCGGAGGTGGATGTGGTGAGGCCGAGGCCAGGCGGGAGGCCTTTAATGTAATAGCAGCATACACCCCAAAGATACATTATTTAAATATGACCGCGGACATTGCCCAGGAGGAGGGAATGGTTTGCGGGGGTATCATGGGATTATTCATTGAATATTTGGGTTCTCAAAGCCCCGTGGAACAGACCAATCTCAACAAAGATTATCTGTCATCTTTAGAGAACTACAAAAACCCCATACTTATAACAGTGATTGAATCGGTTGAGGAACAATTGATAGGAAAAAAGCTATTCATCAAGAATAACGGAGACGTCGTAGGTGATTATAGTTTAGAAAAATTAAATAGAGTTGCACTAGAGAGTGCTAAAACAGGGGGGAGAAGATGCCAACCGTTATTAATTAGTTTGGATTCCGAGTTTGAGCCATGTGAAACCTCAGTGACAAAAGCGCCTTTCCGGTTACTAATTGAGCCCCCAACGTCTGTCGTACAATTGCTGATTTTAGGTGCAGGACATATTGCGCTTCCCCTTGCAACCATGGCCAAAATCGTTGGATATGAGGTTACTGTAGTCGATGATCGGCCATCTTTTGCTAATTCTGCTCGATTTAGCACTGCTGATACGATTATATGCAATAATTTTGAACGAGCATTAGATGGGATAAATATTAATCCGCAGACATTTGTTGTGATTATAACTAGGGGGCATCGCTATGACAAAGTATGTCTGCAGAAAGTGATTAATCAACCAGCTTCATATATTGGCATGATCGGTAGTCGCAAAAGGGTTAAAGCATTGATCGCTGAATTGGAGGAGGAAGGAGTCTCGAGTGAATCGTTGCAAAAACTGTATTCTCCAATCGGTCTAAAAATTGGGGCAGAAACTCCTGAAGAAATAGCCGTGAGCATTCTCAGTGAGCTGATTAAAGTTCAAAGGGAGTTGGATCAGAATGGGAAACTACGATGATCCTCAAAAACAATGGGTAAAAAGCTTATTTATTTAGCTAGGCACGGCGATATCGGTCTTGGAAGAGATAAACGCTATATCGGTCAATCGGACCTTCCGTTAAGTGCTCTTGGAGTGAAGCAGGCTACCTTATTGAAAGAGATATTTAGTCGGATGCCCTTAGATAACATATATTGCAGTGATCTAGAGCGAGCGCAACAAACAGCAGAGATTATTTCCTCGGCTCATTCAATCATTCCAACAGCTCGCGTTGAGTTACGTGAATTGAATATGGGTGATTGGGAGGGGAAACTATTTTCTGAAATTCGAGCTAAGAATCCTCAGGAATTTGAAAAACGTGGTAAAGATATAGCGAATTACTGTTCACCAGAGGGAGAAAGCTTTTCCGACTGCTCCAAAAGGGTTATACCTATCTTTGAAAGCCTTGCCCAATCCAATGAAAATACCATTTTAATTATTGGACATGCAGGTATAAACCGAGTAATCTTATGTAGAGTACTCGGAATACCCTTAGAAAACGTCTTTCGTTTTGAACAAAGCTATGGTTGCGTAAACCTAATCTCCAAGGATGGTTTAATGTACCGGTTGAAATATCTTAACAATGAAGTGAATTGTGACCCAAACGGCATGGATTAAATTGTTCGCAACAATTTAATCCATCTTTTATTTCAATAAGTTTAAATTTGCAATTCAAAGGCAATATGAAGAGTGTTCCGAAATAAAACGTTGTTCAGAGCAAAGTGCGTCAAATTAGGGCACGTAAAAGATCCGAAATTATTTACAAATCAGAATCTTATATTAAAAAGATACATAATTCGTTAGGGAGAATGCCTTGTGAATAGAATAACAAAAATATTCAGATTCTTGGCATGAATCTTGCTATATATAAAGACAACGATAAATATTAAATAGAAATGGGAGGAAACGAATATGTCGATCATTCATCAAGTATATGGGTATTACATGCCAACAGTAAACCTTATGGGAGCTGGGGCAGCTCAAGAAACAGGAAAACAAGCCAAATTACTGGGTGGAAAAAAGGTACTATTGGTAACCGATGCCTATCTCGAAAAAGTTGGAATGGCTCAAGAAATTGCAGACATTATTAATAAAGAAGGCGTCAAAGTTGTTATTTATGGCGGTGCTGAACCGAATCCAACAGATAAAAACGTGCATGATGGGTTTGACATCTATACTAAAGAGGGTTGTGACCTGATTGTATCCGTAGGCGGAGGATCTTCCCATGACTGCGCAAAAGGAATTGGCCTTGTTGCAGGTAATGGCGGAAGAATTAATGATTATGAAGGCGTCGATAAATCCCCACTACCAATGGCTCCTATGATTGCTATTAACACAACAGCTGGTACTGCCGCTGAAATGACCAGATTCTGTATTATCACAGATGCTGCAAGGCATATTAAAATGGCCATCGTTGATTGGCATGTAACCCCGAATGTCTCGATTAATGATCCCTTGTTGATGATGAAACAACCGCCTAGCTTAACCGCTGCCACAGGAATGGATGCACTCACTCATGCTGTCGAAGCGTATGTTTCCACAGCTGCTACACCAGTGACTGATTCGGCTGCTTTAATGGCTTTTAAATTAATCCCTAGGTACTTACGTCGTGCCGTAGCAAATGGCGATGATTTCGAGGCTCGTGACAAAATGGCTTATGCGCAATTATTAGCTGGTATGGCGTTTAATAATGCCAGTTTAGGTTATGTTCATGCAATGGCTCATCAATTAGGTGGATTCTATAATTTGCCTCATGGTGTATGTAACGCAATCCTTCTGCCCCACGTTTCACGCTTTAACATGATTGGTAATCTCGATCGTTTTGCTGAGATCG is a window from the Desulfosporosinus sp. Sb-LF genome containing:
- the trsM gene encoding DVU_1556 family methyltransferase; this translates as MKNNVFKLYESDVLRLTTGDTLRPGGFSLTDLGVESCDFLPGARVLDVGCGSGATVERLVSLYQLRATGLDPSEVLLESGKKKNPGLNLIRGLGEDLPFPANHMDGVLAECALSVMEDLDQVLIEIFRVLKPGGLLVANDVYARNPDGIKGLQELNLNSCIRRALPKEQLINKLLKQGFNIVNWSDHTNLLTQLTVNLIMTHGSMTKFWLKSSSCSGSVDPILAQAAIKEAKMGYFQLIAKKEASCS
- a CDS encoding XdhC/CoxI family protein — its product is MEKEIQLGLKKAFDQNLEAALITVTSVLGSTPRKPGAKMLVFADGTTVGTIGGGCGEAEARREAFNVIAAYTPKIHYLNMTADIAQEEGMVCGGIMGLFIEYLGSQSPVEQTNLNKDYLSSLENYKNPILITVIESVEEQLIGKKLFIKNNGDVVGDYSLEKLNRVALESAKTGGRRCQPLLISLDSEFEPCETSVTKAPFRLLIEPPTSVVQLLILGAGHIALPLATMAKIVGYEVTVVDDRPSFANSARFSTADTIICNNFERALDGININPQTFVVIITRGHRYDKVCLQKVINQPASYIGMIGSRKRVKALIAELEEEGVSSESLQKLYSPIGLKIGAETPEEIAVSILSELIKVQRELDQNGKLR
- a CDS encoding DVU_1551 family NTP transferase, encoding MLAEPENKPGEASLAAIIVAAGYSFRMKRFKPLLSLGGGTVLEKAVHSFQKSGIRDIRVVVGHRANELYPVLDRLEVQTIVNPNFSEGMFSSVTSGVKSLSPMVKGFFLLPVDNPIVNRDTLKKLQNTFFTTEFGIIYPSHQGMRGHPPLISCRYVNNVITWNKPGGMRALLEQYEHDAIDVEVDDPGILLDMDTPEDYHQMLKYCGHIQVPSEEECYVIIKNANTPVRVFNHCKQVAHLSSAMGSYLIRSGCQMNIELIRAAALLHDLAKGEPHHAQVGAKMLINYPEVAEIVAEHTDICLNPDQSLTEKEIVYLADKLVIEDQIISLQDRFAGPLEQHKNDQEVTKKIRRRFSNAERIQTRIEEIIKMPLHDLWKADLGGQG
- a CDS encoding DVU_1555 family C-GCAxxG-C-C protein, encoding MAVDAFRMFQLATQGFCCSQIMLILGLDEQGKENSDLIKAMHGLCGGIGRSGKTCGALTGGACLIGLNVGKGNLLEFGHAKINLMINDLMEWFENTHGSIDCDGILDHSLDEGNEYPVQCGNIVATTFSKVQEILAAYSEDPESNDEE
- a CDS encoding DVU_1557 family redox protein gives rise to the protein MNNTPKQTQKTLWNCGKCGGELQRGSVKASYLGNDFVVEELKCLNCGLVLITEELALGKMFEVEQSLEDK
- a CDS encoding pyridine nucleotide-disulfide oxidoreductase/dicluster-binding protein, which encodes MPARNNLRKWVLLMEQDELKRQEDKCTQENPPACTAGCPIHVDARKLMLDIQNQDLKSALATLQKKQPFPGIIGRVCDHPCEDVCKRKEVGTTIAISALERFCVQNQAGKIAKAGIVPPKSQTVAVVGSGLRGLTVAYDLAKKGYKVSLFEKADRLGGNLWNFPEHQLPPEVIVEELSVLNRLNVQIELKTAITGQGLAKLQEDFNVVYLGLAEQSKEVRELLGEQLWVDPVTCATQIPGIFSGALLGNDSPIKSVADGRKAAVSIDRYLQGVSLTASRKGEGPIETKLFVNTNGIPPLPVVAMSNETGGYTPEEAVQEAGRCLNCQCLECVKACKYMQEYGSYPKKYLRQIYNNDTIVMGMRHGNKMINSCSLCGQCAVVCPQGLDLGETCKATRESMVSKGKMPPSAHDFALRDMAFNNSEEFSLTRQQPGHNSSKYVFFPGCQLSGSSPEQVEKVYAYLTEKLSGGVALMLRCCGAPADWAGNQDLFQNSLKVLVAEWETLGKPELIVACSTCHSMFREKFPGVVSLWELMADSDLPVQGASVSRGKVAVQDACTTRHEPVIQDAVRDILTRLGYEVEELPYSKERTKCCGFGGLTSFANPGLAKKIVEDRISESTTDYVAYCAMCRDNFASKGKRTFHLLDLIFGTDLEKAAIRPSVGFSNRHENRAKLKRKFLHSLWKEAPQEKEGAYRIINLLLNESVLEVMEDRRFLIEDIQQVIELAERTGRKFINPDNGHSLAYYRPVKVTYWVEYQPQEKGFVVLNVYSHRMEIVEDSHE
- the cobC gene encoding alpha-ribazole phosphatase, whose amino-acid sequence is MGKKLIYLARHGDIGLGRDKRYIGQSDLPLSALGVKQATLLKEIFSRMPLDNIYCSDLERAQQTAEIISSAHSIIPTARVELRELNMGDWEGKLFSEIRAKNPQEFEKRGKDIANYCSPEGESFSDCSKRVIPIFESLAQSNENTILIIGHAGINRVILCRVLGIPLENVFRFEQSYGCVNLISKDGLMYRLKYLNNEVNCDPNGMD
- the trsS gene encoding radical SAM (seleno)protein TrsS; translated protein: MEVMDERLISTTESLCPECLKRISAQRVVKGEKVYLVKRCPEHGAYRTLLWRGSPQWDEWVRPMIPTPPKECFTPVEKGCPFDCGLCENHYQTTCTALIEVTQRCNLNCKFCFANAGTELDEPSLERIEKWYKNVLAASGPVNIQLSGGEPTLRDDLPEIVEMGRAQGFNFIQLNTNGLRLAEDPIFLSRLKKAGLSSVFLQFDGTEDQIYQSIRGRRLFDVKAKAIECCAQHEIGVVLVPTLIPGINTHNIGGIIKFALKNHPVVRGVHFQPVSYFGRIPKEPMDQDRITLPEVIQAIEEQTDGLIKATNLKPHNGRCSFSGNFTRQLDGSLKPIVNSSCCTGPERADELARKTRTFVARQWSGTEKSTIQSPSTNSWDNLIQQLKTYAFSISGMAFQDVWNLDIDRLKNCCIHVVSPEGKLIPFCAYNLTDKFGHSIYRRGR
- a CDS encoding DVU_1553 family AMP-dependent CoA ligase encodes the protein MNIKSTSLEPWIKHKITGDSSGRLTRKQIEDYQLAKLQETLDWAISKSRFYTRLYSGLDCKISSFQDVLKLPFTTSEELKDNPLDFLCVSQNDINRIVTLQSSGTTGKPKRLFFTQADQELTIDFFHHGMLTLVRPEDRVLIMLPGETPGSVGDLLRLGLERAGVIGVAHGLVTNPEATLKQIKRDNINVLVGIPTQVLSLARFKDSKGSSPLLNLRSVLLSTDYVPLAIVQEIERAWSCKVFNHYGMTEMGLGGGLECEGFCGYHLREADLYIEIVDPSSGMPVVDGQPGEVVVTTLTRAAMPLIRYRTGDMSRFIPGLCACNTVLKRLELIKSRDRVYLTQTDYLTMADFDEVLFALNNVLDFEVTLTEGIEKENQLQLDVQLRGPLTWEAKRNVQQALDQIPVVRDARKNGSLRASFYLVSSPVVISRRSTAKRQIQDKRGSV
- a CDS encoding iron-containing alcohol dehydrogenase, coding for MSIIHQVYGYYMPTVNLMGAGAAQETGKQAKLLGGKKVLLVTDAYLEKVGMAQEIADIINKEGVKVVIYGGAEPNPTDKNVHDGFDIYTKEGCDLIVSVGGGSSHDCAKGIGLVAGNGGRINDYEGVDKSPLPMAPMIAINTTAGTAAEMTRFCIITDAARHIKMAIVDWHVTPNVSINDPLLMMKQPPSLTAATGMDALTHAVEAYVSTAATPVTDSAALMAFKLIPRYLRRAVANGDDFEARDKMAYAQLLAGMAFNNASLGYVHAMAHQLGGFYNLPHGVCNAILLPHVSRFNMIGNLDRFAEIAVAMGENVDGLSVRDAAEKCLTAIATLSQDVGIPSGLSELNVKEEDFALMAGNAKLDACQFTNPRTATLEQVIQIYKNAM